One stretch of Streptomyces sp. R21 DNA includes these proteins:
- a CDS encoding LacI family DNA-binding transcriptional regulator yields MTVAPGSPSAGRAKLADVAALAGVSVGTASKALNGGGRMRPETRQRVLDAVERLGFRPNQQAQNLHTGRSWTVGLMTTDGIGRFSTPVLLGAEDALGAGKISVLLCDTRGDTIREQHHLQNLVDRRVDGIIVTGRRTDARPPLKGIEPMPTVYALSPSTDPADTSVVSDDRGAHLAIEHLLSTGRTRIAHVTGPEHHAAARDRARHAVDALERSSLELATGRVHFGEWSEAWGRRAADAILRTARDTDAIFCGNDQIARGVADTLRERGRDVPGDIAIVGYDNWDTMALACRPPLTTIDMDLMEIGRIAALKLLEAIDDGPAPGVHTVPCRLVVRESS; encoded by the coding sequence GTGACCGTTGCTCCAGGTTCTCCTTCCGCCGGCCGGGCCAAGCTCGCGGACGTCGCCGCGCTGGCGGGCGTCAGCGTGGGCACGGCCTCGAAGGCGCTGAACGGCGGCGGGCGGATGCGGCCCGAGACCCGGCAGCGGGTGCTGGACGCCGTGGAGAGGCTCGGGTTCCGCCCCAACCAGCAGGCGCAGAACCTGCACACCGGCCGCAGCTGGACGGTCGGCCTGATGACGACGGACGGCATCGGCCGCTTCAGCACGCCCGTCCTGCTCGGCGCGGAGGACGCGCTCGGCGCCGGGAAGATCTCCGTGCTGCTGTGCGACACCCGGGGCGACACCATCCGCGAGCAGCACCACCTTCAGAACCTGGTGGACCGCCGGGTGGACGGCATCATCGTCACCGGCCGCCGGACCGACGCGCGCCCTCCGCTCAAGGGCATCGAGCCCATGCCCACCGTCTACGCGCTGTCGCCCTCCACCGACCCGGCCGACACCTCGGTGGTCTCGGACGACCGCGGCGCCCACCTCGCGATCGAGCACCTCCTGTCGACCGGCCGCACCCGCATCGCCCATGTCACCGGCCCCGAACACCACGCCGCCGCACGCGACCGCGCCCGGCACGCCGTCGACGCGCTGGAGCGCTCCTCGCTCGAACTCGCCACCGGCCGGGTCCACTTCGGTGAGTGGAGCGAGGCATGGGGACGACGGGCCGCCGACGCGATCCTGCGTACGGCACGGGACACGGACGCCATCTTCTGCGGCAACGACCAGATCGCCCGGGGAGTGGCGGACACCCTGCGCGAGCGTGGCCGCGACGTCCCCGGGGACATCGCGATCGTCGGCTACGACAACTGGGACACGATGGCCCTCGCGTGTCGTCCGCCCCTCACCACGATCGACATGGACCTCATGGAGATCGGCCGCATCGCCGCGCTGAAGCTGTTGGAGGCCATCGACGACGGCCCGGCCCCGGGCGTGCACACCGTCCCGTGCCGCCTGGTGGTGCGCGAGTCCTCATGA
- a CDS encoding alpha/beta-hydrolase family protein, translated as MRQGLGAPPCWPQPGRPACPFLGRDRDGDRLYCLSLTPSLLPRAWWLQGLTAGVTAAVGYAVGAVLEAATRALARRTGTHLARAGGGSCGPRSALSPPDWLDRPPAPDVSPAMRWYPLVTFWQVACDLAGLDGVPDGYGHRYGAMPTSAWARITRPPGWTGTDTGRLARTSRRSVASSYPSSPRPRPSPLRQDRRHHSEQWLNSRPPHIS; from the coding sequence TTGCGTCAAGGACTGGGCGCGCCGCCATGCTGGCCCCAACCGGGTCGTCCGGCGTGCCCCTTCCTGGGGCGGGACCGCGATGGCGACCGCCTTTACTGCCTGTCCCTGACCCCGTCGCTGCTGCCGCGCGCCTGGTGGCTGCAAGGCCTCACCGCCGGCGTGACGGCCGCGGTCGGGTACGCCGTGGGCGCCGTACTGGAGGCCGCGACGAGGGCTCTGGCCCGGCGAACCGGCACCCACCTGGCCCGGGCGGGCGGCGGTTCCTGCGGCCCACGCTCGGCGCTCTCGCCGCCCGACTGGCTGGACCGGCCACCAGCCCCCGACGTCTCCCCCGCCATGCGCTGGTACCCGCTGGTCACCTTCTGGCAGGTCGCCTGCGACCTCGCCGGCCTCGACGGCGTCCCTGACGGGTACGGGCACCGCTACGGGGCGATGCCCACCAGCGCCTGGGCGCGGATCACCCGGCCGCCCGGCTGGACCGGCACGGACACCGGGCGCCTGGCACGGACATCTCGCCGCTCAGTAGCGTCGTCGTATCCGTCGAGCCCGCGTCCTCGTCCTTCGCCTCTCCGACAGGACAGACGTCACCACAGCGAGCAATGGCTCAATTCTCGCCCACCGCACATCAGTTGA
- a CDS encoding helix-turn-helix domain-containing protein, with product MSEELAGQLRQLRDLTGRSLRELARDVRGSSSSLSRYFSGQAVPPWPTVVALCKAAGRDPRAMREVWERAKDEPQTSTAATAPVRNDLPHDVTAFTGRRAELAAFLGAARNTTMVAIDGMGGVGKTALAVHGAHLLTADFPGGRLYLDLHGFTPGREPVEPTEALRVLLAALGMPPGRIPDGIAERAALWRSELATRRAIVLLDNAADADHVRELLPGAGQSFVVITSRRRMVELDGVQPISLDVLSTREAAELFVESAGGARPGDVGEVLRRCGNLPLAIRVAAARLRHRPAWTLDTLVERLREGELALSDVFEMSLRQLDSAQRRMFGLLGLVPGEDIDTYGAAALAGIPPANARSLLEDLVDVHLLQEPAAGRYRMHDLLRQAARAEDAAADPGPAIARLADYYLSGMLAATEVVELVVVPVPVIVSQRPPALPDFSHDGALDWLDTEWANITAAFSLAVELRIDSSAVGLGQFAFVISLGRRGGMAQVCHGLEVSMPAAEALGERRVLASHRYLLGAALLRVGRLEEAVPELEAARVLMAAEDDIIGQVLAMEQLAEVRLYAADAKGAIELLRQATGLVPPREAAVRVYIGVRLGRALVLLGEHGEAREVVSALLGTARELDRQKQRMCLDVLGRAALGLGDARTALDLAEQAVAINRETRHPVFEAISCTDVAVALRHLGATEEATAMHAEAMLILEEAGEPHRMVRSCLPYAEACLATGDREAAARHFRAALEIATAHGVNYLVSAARTGLARVS from the coding sequence GTGTCTGAGGAGTTGGCAGGGCAGCTACGGCAGCTGCGCGACCTGACCGGACGAAGTCTGCGGGAGCTGGCCCGTGACGTCCGCGGCAGCAGCTCCTCACTGTCGCGCTACTTCTCCGGCCAGGCCGTTCCACCCTGGCCGACGGTGGTTGCGCTGTGCAAGGCAGCCGGTCGTGACCCCAGGGCGATGCGTGAGGTGTGGGAGCGGGCCAAGGACGAGCCCCAGACGAGCACCGCCGCCACCGCGCCGGTCCGCAACGACCTGCCACACGACGTCACCGCCTTCACCGGGCGCCGGGCGGAGCTGGCCGCCTTCCTCGGCGCCGCGCGGAACACGACGATGGTGGCGATCGACGGCATGGGCGGGGTGGGCAAGACCGCTCTGGCCGTACACGGCGCGCATCTGCTGACCGCCGACTTCCCCGGTGGCCGGCTCTACCTGGACCTGCACGGGTTCACTCCGGGCCGGGAGCCGGTCGAACCCACGGAGGCACTGCGTGTGCTGCTGGCCGCGCTCGGGATGCCGCCCGGCAGGATTCCCGACGGGATCGCCGAGCGGGCCGCGCTCTGGCGGTCGGAGCTGGCGACGCGGCGCGCGATCGTGCTGCTGGACAACGCCGCCGACGCCGATCACGTGCGTGAGCTGCTCCCCGGGGCCGGCCAGAGCTTCGTCGTGATCACCAGCCGTCGGCGGATGGTGGAGCTGGACGGCGTCCAGCCGATCTCGCTGGACGTCCTGTCGACCCGGGAGGCGGCGGAGCTGTTCGTCGAATCGGCGGGCGGGGCTCGTCCTGGTGATGTCGGCGAGGTGCTGCGCCGATGCGGGAACCTGCCGCTGGCCATCCGGGTGGCCGCCGCGCGCCTGCGGCACCGGCCCGCATGGACGCTCGACACCCTGGTGGAACGGCTGCGCGAGGGCGAGCTGGCGCTGTCCGACGTGTTCGAGATGTCGCTGCGGCAGCTCGACTCCGCCCAGCGGCGGATGTTCGGGCTGCTGGGGCTGGTACCGGGCGAGGACATCGACACGTACGGCGCGGCGGCCCTGGCCGGGATCCCGCCGGCCAACGCCCGTTCCCTGCTGGAGGACCTGGTCGACGTCCATCTGCTGCAGGAGCCGGCGGCGGGCCGTTACCGGATGCACGACCTGCTGCGGCAGGCCGCCCGTGCCGAGGATGCCGCGGCGGACCCCGGACCGGCGATCGCCCGCCTTGCCGACTACTACCTGAGTGGCATGCTTGCCGCGACAGAGGTGGTCGAACTCGTCGTCGTCCCCGTGCCGGTCATCGTGTCGCAGCGGCCCCCCGCGCTTCCCGACTTCTCCCATGACGGAGCCCTCGACTGGCTGGACACCGAATGGGCCAACATCACCGCGGCGTTCTCGCTCGCCGTGGAGCTGCGCATCGACTCATCGGCGGTCGGGCTCGGCCAGTTCGCTTTCGTGATCTCCCTCGGGCGGCGCGGTGGCATGGCGCAGGTGTGCCACGGGCTCGAAGTCAGCATGCCCGCCGCCGAAGCGCTCGGCGAGCGCCGGGTGCTCGCCTCTCACCGGTACTTGCTGGGCGCCGCGCTGCTGCGGGTGGGCCGGCTGGAAGAGGCGGTGCCGGAGCTCGAGGCGGCCCGCGTGCTGATGGCCGCGGAGGACGACATCATCGGCCAGGTCCTGGCCATGGAACAGCTGGCGGAGGTCCGCCTGTACGCCGCTGACGCCAAAGGCGCCATCGAACTCCTGCGCCAGGCGACCGGTCTGGTGCCACCCCGCGAGGCCGCCGTCCGCGTGTACATAGGCGTACGCCTCGGGCGGGCACTGGTGCTGCTGGGAGAGCACGGCGAGGCTCGCGAGGTCGTCTCGGCCCTGCTCGGGACCGCGCGCGAGCTGGACCGGCAGAAGCAGCGGATGTGCCTGGACGTGCTCGGCCGGGCGGCACTCGGCCTGGGTGACGCCCGGACCGCCCTCGACCTGGCCGAGCAGGCCGTCGCGATCAATCGGGAGACACGCCATCCGGTCTTCGAGGCCATCAGCTGCACGGACGTCGCCGTGGCCCTGCGCCACCTCGGGGCCACCGAGGAGGCGACGGCCATGCACGCCGAGGCGATGCTGATTCTCGAAGAGGCCGGTGAGCCGCATCGGATGGTGCGCAGCTGCCTCCCGTACGCGGAGGCATGCCTGGCCACCGGCGACCGCGAAGCCGCCGCGCGGCACTTCCGGGCGGCGCTGGAGATCGCCACCGCGCACGGCGTCAACTACCTGGTGTCGGCGGCGCGTACGGGTCTGGCCCGGGTGTCCTGA
- a CDS encoding DUF1269 domain-containing protein codes for MSELIVIGYDDPDVANNAYEAVQGLQKDFVVNLSGLALVSVDQEGKTHVDTPNRLVGVSAASGALWGTVFGLLFLVPGLGLLAGAAFGGLFGKLAKSGIDDQFRDQVQALLKPGSAAVVVMASKITEDKFAAAMQPFGGTVLKTSLTDEDEKELAEHLAGQAG; via the coding sequence TTGTCGGAACTCATCGTGATCGGCTACGACGACCCGGACGTCGCCAACAACGCCTACGAGGCCGTCCAGGGGCTGCAGAAGGACTTCGTGGTCAACCTGAGCGGACTCGCCCTCGTCTCGGTCGACCAGGAGGGCAAGACGCACGTCGACACCCCGAACCGGCTCGTCGGCGTCTCGGCCGCGTCAGGGGCTCTCTGGGGCACGGTCTTCGGCCTGCTCTTCCTGGTGCCCGGCCTCGGGCTGCTCGCGGGCGCCGCGTTCGGCGGACTGTTCGGCAAACTCGCCAAGTCGGGAATCGACGACCAGTTCCGCGACCAGGTCCAGGCGCTTCTCAAGCCTGGTTCGGCGGCCGTCGTGGTCATGGCTTCGAAGATCACCGAGGACAAGTTCGCCGCCGCCATGCAGCCGTTCGGCGGCACCGTGCTGAAGACGTCGCTCACGGACGAGGACGAGAAGGAACTCGCCGAGCACCTCGCCGGCCAGGCCGGCTGA
- a CDS encoding serine hydrolase domain-containing protein, whose protein sequence is MPTALADHRNAFSKTGLQRVRDVLARHVESGKIPGLVALFSRGDETHVEAFGTMRHDGGAPMRRDTIFRMASTSKPVAASAAMVLLDECRLRLDDPVQEWLPELADRQVLKRIDGPLDDTVPARRPITVRDVLTSTFGLGMDMTSLGTPIMGVIFERGLTPNLPEPMPGPDEWMRRLGELPLMHQPGERWQYHIASDLLGVLVARVTGQSYEAFLRERIFDPLGMKDTGFHVPADKMDRLPPLYAPDPQTGEFQVWDEAEGGRHSAPPAFQGGGGGLNSTADDYHAYFRMLLNGGMHGGERILSRAAVELMTTNRLTPEQQAARHELATNNVHISFGQGQHGGWGFGMAVRTYRGDYAPIGQFGWDGGSGASTYADPHNQLTGVLLTQVGASVPDPVRLMHDFWTTLYQALDD, encoded by the coding sequence ATGCCCACCGCCCTCGCGGACCACCGCAACGCCTTCTCCAAGACAGGGCTCCAACGCGTGCGCGACGTACTGGCACGGCATGTCGAGTCCGGGAAGATTCCTGGACTCGTCGCGCTGTTCAGCCGGGGCGACGAGACGCATGTCGAAGCGTTCGGGACGATGCGCCATGACGGTGGCGCACCGATGCGCCGGGACACGATCTTCCGGATGGCCTCGACGTCCAAGCCTGTCGCGGCCTCGGCGGCGATGGTCCTGCTTGACGAGTGCAGGCTGCGGCTGGACGACCCGGTGCAGGAGTGGCTGCCCGAACTCGCCGACCGGCAGGTACTGAAGCGGATCGACGGCCCGCTGGACGACACCGTGCCGGCGCGACGGCCGATCACCGTGCGGGACGTGCTGACCTCCACGTTCGGGCTCGGCATGGATATGACGTCGCTGGGCACCCCGATCATGGGTGTGATCTTCGAGCGCGGGCTCACGCCCAATCTGCCGGAGCCGATGCCCGGGCCGGACGAGTGGATGCGCCGCCTGGGTGAGCTTCCGCTGATGCACCAGCCCGGCGAACGCTGGCAGTACCACATCGCCAGCGATCTGCTCGGCGTGCTCGTCGCCAGGGTCACGGGCCAGTCGTACGAAGCGTTCCTGCGTGAGCGTATCTTCGACCCGCTGGGGATGAAGGACACCGGTTTCCACGTGCCGGCCGACAAGATGGACCGGCTGCCGCCGCTGTACGCTCCCGACCCGCAGACCGGAGAGTTCCAGGTGTGGGACGAGGCCGAAGGGGGACGCCACAGCGCGCCTCCGGCGTTCCAGGGTGGCGGCGGCGGACTGAACTCCACCGCCGACGACTACCACGCCTACTTCCGGATGCTGCTCAACGGCGGGATGCACGGCGGCGAACGGATCCTGTCCCGGGCCGCCGTCGAGCTGATGACCACCAACCGCCTCACGCCCGAGCAGCAAGCCGCCCGACACGAATTGGCCACCAACAACGTCCATATCTCCTTCGGCCAAGGCCAGCACGGCGGCTGGGGCTTCGGGATGGCGGTACGTACCTACCGCGGTGACTACGCGCCCATCGGCCAGTTCGGCTGGGACGGGGGAAGCGGCGCCTCGACGTACGCCGACCCCCACAACCAACTCACCGGAGTCCTGCTCACCCAGGTCGGTGCGTCCGTCCCGGATCCGGTGCGGCTCATGCACGACTTCTGGACCACGCTCTACCAGGCCCTCGACGACTGA